One genomic segment of Mytilus trossulus isolate FHL-02 chromosome 4, PNRI_Mtr1.1.1.hap1, whole genome shotgun sequence includes these proteins:
- the LOC134715738 gene encoding general transcriptional corepressor trfA-like isoform X6, with amino-acid sequence MMLTLRRADVKTPQNKQSTTITRLPPTGKNNSLVGNGDINPHRLPPANNNKSLVGKPNGDVTHNNNKKNNERRQEKHVSSIHKPDVVTSQSNRSQTREKNSDAERMSVGSNNSNRVHATRDRNKISSPRTDTTEYRIQNPRSNQRVNGQPMSPKTEMSTNSRTSSESRGRSKEFTFRWNAPSRNTSPEATDKSSSPPLKQYKPSAQVQSFYSYLYGRSKKRKTALTSSPKHKPKEILKKNTDVIIEKERPQSFVFLRSKTVKRSAWDTEPAELTYKPSTNGPEEISQAYVGEESIREAEMAAKLQEMEKGQTKPKENNKVVQKRSKIPPWYEKEYVLNRRQAGVYRNMSNTYGSESKKHREQRFVQRLAEYEVYKAKQQWEELLEKDRRKRETKERQVLQLNELRQRFEDEAYHRFHTQYVTSRVLEHEKMNRDEYGLPEDNEEDQEQRTFIKRKKAVVPKSLITEDMIQDIYKKKFNKIFDVNKGQGLGRRPKTPKMEGIDTVVLEETDKKDIERQPTRIQGSGNTKERKRMVKEVIKAAEKQLEVNKKETRKLSNDAKKEESQTPSMKDLDLDDDSDDDDMDDIFEKARRKYDLDVDD; translated from the exons GGCGGACGTAAAGACACCGCAAAATAAACAATCAACGACAATAACACGTCTTCCACCAACAGGCAAAAACAACAGTCTAGTAGGGAATGGGGATATTAATCCCCACCGTCTTCCACCAGCTAATAATAACAAAAGTTTAGTAGGAAAACCAAATGGTGATGTGACACACaataataacaagaaaaacaatgaGAGGAGACAGGAGAAACATGTGTCTTCGATACATAAACCGGATG ttgtGACTTCTCAAAGCAACAGAAGCCAAACGAGAGAGAAAAA TAGTGATGCAGAAAGAATGTCTGTTGGGAGTAATAATTCAAACAGAGTCCATGCGACCAGAGACAGGAATAAAATTTCATCGCCAAGAACTGACACAACAGAATATAGAATTCAAAATCCAAGGAGTAACCAAAGAGTGAATGGACAACCAATGTCTCCCAAAACAGAAATGTCAACAAACTCGCGAACTAGTTCCGAGTCCAGAGGAAGGAGTAAAGAGTTTACTTTCCGATGGAATGCCCCATCACGGAATACTTCACCCGAAGCCACTGACAAATCAAGCTCACCTCCATTAAAACAGTATAAACCTAGTGCTCAAGTCCAaagtttttattcttatttatacGGAAGATCAAAAAAGCGAAAGACCGCATTAACATCGTCTCCTAAACATAAaccaaaagaaattttaaagaaaaatacagaTGTGATAATTGAGAAAGAGCGGCCGCAATCATTTGTGTTTCTCCGCAGTAAAACGGTTAAAAGAAGTGCTTGGGATACAGAGCCCGCCGAATTAACTTATAAACCCTCAACGAATGGACCTGAGGAAATTTCGCAAGCCTATGTTGGCGAAGAGTCTATTCGTGAAGCCGAAATGGCAGCTAAGCTACAGGAAATGGAAAAAGGTCAGACTAAACCAAAGGAAAACAATAAAGTTGTTCAAAAACGGTCTAAAATTCCTCCTTGGTATGAGAAAGAGTATGTACTGAATAGGAGACAAGCCGGTGTATATAGAAATATGTCCAATACGTACGGCAGTGAATCCAAAAAGCATCGAGAACAAAGGTTCGTCCAGAGACTTGCCGAGTATGAGGTGTATAAAGCGAAACAACAGTGGGAAGAATTGTTGGAAAAAGACCGAAGAAAACGAGAAACGAAAGAAAGACAAGTTTTACAGCTAAATGAATTACGACAACGATTCGAGGACGAAGCTTACCACCGTTTTCATACACAGTACGTCACTTCTCGCGTCCTTGAGCACGAGAAGATGAATCGTGATGAATATGGATTACCAGAAGACAACGAAGAAGACCAAGAACAACGAACAtttattaaaaggaaaaaagCAGTTGTTCCGAAATCCCTCATTACAGAAGACATGATTCAGGATATTTACAAGaagaaattcaataaaattttcgaTGTTAACAAAGGGCAAGGTCTTGGCAGACGACCGAAAACACCAAAAATGGAAGGCATCGATACAGTTGTACTAGAAGAGACGGACAAAAAAG aTATTGAGAGGCAACCTACACGTATACAGGGTTCTG gaaataCAAAAGAGAGAAAGAGAATGGTTAAAGAGGTTATCAAGGCAGCGGAAAAACAACTTGAAGTTAATAAAA AAGAGACAAGAAAACTTTCTAATGATGCCAAAAAGGAAGAATCGCAGACGCCTTCTATGAAGGACCTTGACCTTGATGACGACAGTGATGATGACGATATGGATGACATTTTCGAAAAAGCCAGGAGAAAATATGACTTAGATGTTGATGATTAG